From Pseudodesulfovibrio nedwellii:
GACTCTGAAGCTGTGCTCCCAAAGCAGGGAGAGCGAAAAGGCTGGGAGTGTCTTCTTTTCATACATGGTGAACAAGTGTGTCGAGAGAATGAGTGCTCGTATGGTGTCGAGCCCCAGCATGGTGATGGCTTTCTCGACTGAGTCAACTTGAGTGGGTAGCCCGAAGTATGGAGAGTTGATCAGTTTGATAATCTTGGTCACAAGTCCGACATCCTGCGTGATGTGCCCGGCGATGATGTCTATGGACGGTTCTTTTTTTCGTAGCTCAGCTTCGGTATTTTGGAAAACTTCAGGGATTACCGGCAAGGCGTCGACTTCAGTAACCAGTTGTAACATGCGTTCATCGGTCAATACTGCTTGAGAATGGAGTGCCCCTTCTATTCTGTTGATCAGGTAATCTGCTTCACAGGGTTTTGAAATATATTGGTGTACGGCTCTGATGCTTTGCATCACTTCATTCATATCGACTTGTCCTGAGAGCGCTATCCTGATCGTTTTTGGCGATAGATCCTTTACTCGATTCAGTAACTCTCCTCCATCGATTCCAGGCATGCGAATGTCCGAAACGATTATGTCGAATGTCTGCTGGTTCATGAGCGAGAGAGCGTCGGCGCCGTTCTCTACAAAGTGCATATCCCATTCTTTGTGTTTGTTTCTGAGCATGCGTTTGAGCGCGGCGAGAACATTGGGTTCATCGTCCACGAAGAGTATGCGAATCCGGTCATCCATCGGAGTCTCCTTGTGCTTTTATCGGTAATCGAAGGGTGAATTTGGTACCTATGCCCTCGTCGCTGTCGACGGTAATTGTTCCGTCGTGTCCTTCTTTGATGATGGAATAACTGATAGCCAATCCTTGTCCTGTTCCCGTGCCCACCTCTTTGGTGGTGAAAAATGGATCAAAGATTCGATCAAGAAGAGGAGCGGGTATTCCCGTTCCAGTGTCCTTGACGGCTATGATGACATCATCGTTTTCTTGTAAAGTCGTCAGTGTTATCGTGCCTTTTCCTTTAGTCCCCTTGAGTTTTGTAGAGACAGCGTGTGCCGCATTGACAATGAGATTGAGAAATACCTGGTTGATGTCATTAATTCTGCATTCAACCATAGGCAGAGTTTCATCAAGATCATAGACCAGTTCTGCATGATATTTCCACTCGTTTCGGCACACTATGCTGGTTTTTTTGAGAGATTCGTTGATATCAGCCATCATTTTTTTACGGTTGCCTGGGTGGGCAAAGCGTTTCATGGCTTGGACGATGTCTGTGATGTTTTGGATTCCTTCAAGAGATTGAGACAAGGCTTGAGGGACTTCTTCAAGGAGATAGTCCATGTCGGTGTTTTCCCCGTGTCTTTTGAGCTGTTCGACTATTTCAGCGTGTGCCAAGTCTCCTTCTTTCAGGCTGAATCGTTGAAATATATCGTAAAAGTGTCTTAAAGAGTTCATTGCAGTATTGATGAACCTGAGGTTTTCAGAAATGTATTGTGAAGGCGTATTGATTTCATGTGCGATACCCGCAGCCAAGTTGCCGACACTCTCAAGTTTTTGCGCCTGTACAAGTTGTCGTTCGACGGTTTTTCTCCGAGTGATGTCGAATATTATGGCAATATAATGAGGTCGGTCATTTATTTGGGCGTTGAGTACGGTCTTCATTATGGGGATGATCGTGTGGTTTCTCTTTTGTAGCGTGAATTCGGTGTGCAATGTCTTTTTGTCACCTGCAGGGCACTCATGCTCCTGTTTGCTTTTTTCGCAATGGCAGATGTATTTATAACATTTTTCGCCGACTATTTCTTCTGCGGGGATTCCGAGAAGTTCATTGCTCATGGAATTTGCCCATGTGATCGTGTGTGTTTTTTTATCGACGAATATGACAAGGGCTTCGATGCCGGTGAGAATGCTCTGAAGAAGTTTTTCATTTTTTACGAGAGCTGAGGCGTTCGCTTCTCGGATGGTGATGTTTCTAACAAGAATGAAGAACACAGCAGCGATCAAAATTAAGGCAAAGGCTCCTACACCAATCCATATGCGTAGTTGTAAGACTGGTTGGAAAAGAGTGTTGTAATCAAGGTAAAGGAGCAGAACCTTGTCGAATTTTTCTGAGGACAAATGAGAATGAGGCAGGGCGATGATTAATTCCTTGATCCCGTTGGCATTTGTTCGAACGAACGTCCGTTCTCCTCGTAATATCTTTTCCAATAACAGACGGTCCGGGAACTGCATAAATGGAGTGTGCAATGCCGTTGAATAAAGCATTGTTCCATTTTGGGTGAGGAGGTCGATTTGTCGAGCGTTCATGTTTTTGAGGTTCATGCCACCTCCCCTGACAAGGGATGCTACAGAACATACGGCCTGTATGACACCGACAACATCTTTGTGCGCGTTGCGAATTTTGATGGCAAGGCTCAGTTTTTGTTGCCCGTTGATATTTTGCATAAGGGTGAGGCCGGTTTCTTCATCAATCTTTTCTTGCAACTTGATTTTCTGAGATATGCCGTCGGTCGTTTCATCTGTGGAAACAATGACATTTCCCATGTTGTCGAAGATCGTAACTTTTTCGTAGAGGCGGTATCCGTATTCCGTTTCGAAAAATTGGATGAAACGACGCGTGAGAAGACTTTTGGTGAAGATCTCTTTCAATGGTTGAGAATACATGGGCGTATCCTTTATCGTAGAGATCAAAAAGAGCTTCAGGTCTTCTTCAATGAACGTGAAGTTGTTATGAATGTTGTTTGATATGAAATTTGCCACCAGCATCCCGTCATGCTCGACACGGTCTTTGAGAGTTTTATGGCTTTGCTGGTAAACCATGGCAGTTAGGCTGAACAGCATGAGGACAAAAACGACAATTCCTGTGATAAATCGGGTGGACAGGTACATACTAACGCCTTTGGTATTTCAGCTTTTGATTTTTTATTTTTGCTGGGATGAGCTGGTACGTCATATGATGCGACCCTTGGGCATTGACCACATCACCGAAGAGTCCAGGGAAAACAAATCCCGCTTCAAAGGTGTTCTTGATGGCGTCAGGAGACGCTCCATTTTTGCCGATAATCTGTGTGAGCAATGTGATAATATCGTAGCCGATGGCAGAGTATTGGCTCAGAGGGAGTCCGTATGTTTCTTCAAATCTTGTTCCAACATTTCCGAGGTAGGGAGAGGCTGGGTTATAGACGAGTGGCGCTGCAACATAGATCCCGTCAAAAATGGGATTTTTGAGATAGTGAGAGCTTGAAATACTGTTTGGACCGATAAGGGGCATATTGGGGTACTCTTCACGTATGGCCTTGGCCAACGGTTCAATATCACTTGGGAAGCACGTGAAACTGATGGCGTCGCAGTCGACAAAGGCTTTAAGCCGTTCGTGTAATGAAGGATTTATTTTGTTGTAGACAATCTTTTGTGTTGTCACTTCTTTTGTGGTCAGCAGCCTTGAGAGTTCGTTTGAAACAGAGTTTCCATATGCATTGTCGATGTTGATTAGTCCGAGTTTTCGGACCCTGAGTTTATCGACCAGAGGTAAAATGGCCCGGCCTTCATCCGAAGATTGAGGCCAATATCTGAATGAGTACGGTGCATTGTCCGTGATGCCTTCGCCTGTTGCCATGGTTGCTAATTGAATGGTTTTTAATTCTGTGGCGAGAGGAACAAGGGCTGCGGTTATATGAGTGTATATGGTGATGACAGCAGCGGGAGATTGCGCAGCGATTTCTCGAAATTGTTTTTTGGCCAGTTCCGGGTCCCCTTGGCAATCTTTATGTATCAATTCAATTTTTGTACCGAGGATACCCCCTTCTTCATTGATTTCTTTAATTGCCATCTGCATGCCGTTGAGCATTTCTACTTCTACTGAAAGCCGTTCGCCATTTTGATCTGTCAGGATCAAAATGGTACCAATTCGGAGAGATTCGGGTTGCGAACATCCTGTGATATTCAGGCCGAAGAATGCGGCCAGTAGTATTGTACATATAAATATCATGGACCGATTCATTCTGTTTCTCCTGTCTGACGTTCTTGTCAGAATGGCACAGGAGAGTCGGTTCGCAATTATTATTTCACTATAAACAACGGGCAATTCTATTTTGTGTTTGAAGAACCGTTGTGGCTGTCGTTTTCTTTGGGAAAATATTTTTTTCTTTTGCAAAACCGCAGTGGCCTGAATAAAAATATGAAGGCTTTTTCGGACTTAGCAACGGTTTGGCACCATTATTTTTCTTTTGTGTCCTTTTTCTCTCTGGGTGAATAATGCACTGATATTATGAGATTATTTTATTTGACCGCAAAAGTATGATGTTAATAGGCGGGGGGTTTGCTGCTCTCTATAGCCCACAAATATAAAGTTTTTTTGTGCTTTTTTGTGCCATACCTTGAGTAAGTCCGTGCGTGTTGTGTCTACTCTCATATTACCTCTAGGGGGTAATTGTGCCCATGTGGGCATAATAACATCTGTGGGAGAATGATGCATACTCAAATGACTGAGACAACGCCCCCAGCACTGTCTGCCGGACAGGCTTTTACCTTTGACGGGTTTGTGGAACTCGCAACTTGGTTTCATAATTATCCTGCCCCTGGGTTATTACTGGGCGGGTATATGGTTGAAGAG
This genomic window contains:
- a CDS encoding response regulator; this encodes MDDRIRILFVDDEPNVLAALKRMLRNKHKEWDMHFVENGADALSLMNQQTFDIIVSDIRMPGIDGGELLNRVKDLSPKTIRIALSGQVDMNEVMQSIRAVHQYISKPCEADYLINRIEGALHSQAVLTDERMLQLVTEVDALPVIPEVFQNTEAELRKKEPSIDIIAGHITQDVGLVTKIIKLINSPYFGLPTQVDSVEKAITMLGLDTIRALILSTHLFTMYEKKTLPAFSLSLLWEHSFRVSNIARLIAGYEEAPQNIIIQCRMAGLLHDVGKLVMVNSFPEKYSEVLARVSVPDGLSIYSAEKEIFGTTHAEVGAYLMGLWGMSSNVVHAIGHHHGFNKVDNSVAMYLSIANTIDHNFVVFNDQYERIKFEKELAPIILDQNKLALWVPHINDNWPGEPPLIAFSPEILNELIA
- a CDS encoding ATP-binding protein, which codes for MYLSTRFITGIVVFVLMLFSLTAMVYQQSHKTLKDRVEHDGMLVANFISNNIHNNFTFIEEDLKLFLISTIKDTPMYSQPLKEIFTKSLLTRRFIQFFETEYGYRLYEKVTIFDNMGNVIVSTDETTDGISQKIKLQEKIDEETGLTLMQNINGQQKLSLAIKIRNAHKDVVGVIQAVCSVASLVRGGGMNLKNMNARQIDLLTQNGTMLYSTALHTPFMQFPDRLLLEKILRGERTFVRTNANGIKELIIALPHSHLSSEKFDKVLLLYLDYNTLFQPVLQLRIWIGVGAFALILIAAVFFILVRNITIREANASALVKNEKLLQSILTGIEALVIFVDKKTHTITWANSMSNELLGIPAEEIVGEKCYKYICHCEKSKQEHECPAGDKKTLHTEFTLQKRNHTIIPIMKTVLNAQINDRPHYIAIIFDITRRKTVERQLVQAQKLESVGNLAAGIAHEINTPSQYISENLRFINTAMNSLRHFYDIFQRFSLKEGDLAHAEIVEQLKRHGENTDMDYLLEEVPQALSQSLEGIQNITDIVQAMKRFAHPGNRKKMMADINESLKKTSIVCRNEWKYHAELVYDLDETLPMVECRINDINQVFLNLIVNAAHAVSTKLKGTKGKGTITLTTLQENDDVIIAVKDTGTGIPAPLLDRIFDPFFTTKEVGTGTGQGLAISYSIIKEGHDGTITVDSDEGIGTKFTLRLPIKAQGDSDG
- a CDS encoding ABC transporter substrate-binding protein gives rise to the protein MNRSMIFICTILLAAFFGLNITGCSQPESLRIGTILILTDQNGERLSVEVEMLNGMQMAIKEINEEGGILGTKIELIHKDCQGDPELAKKQFREIAAQSPAAVITIYTHITAALVPLATELKTIQLATMATGEGITDNAPYSFRYWPQSSDEGRAILPLVDKLRVRKLGLINIDNAYGNSVSNELSRLLTTKEVTTQKIVYNKINPSLHERLKAFVDCDAISFTCFPSDIEPLAKAIREEYPNMPLIGPNSISSSHYLKNPIFDGIYVAAPLVYNPASPYLGNVGTRFEETYGLPLSQYSAIGYDIITLLTQIIGKNGASPDAIKNTFEAGFVFPGLFGDVVNAQGSHHMTYQLIPAKIKNQKLKYQRR